The Chroicocephalus ridibundus chromosome 3, bChrRid1.1, whole genome shotgun sequence genome has a segment encoding these proteins:
- the CCDC167 gene encoding coiled-coil domain-containing protein 167 isoform X2, producing the protein MGRRREGLSVAREIDGLEEKLAHCRQSMEEVDLKLRREKLSPEGRKSLERERNLLMTKADNYEKELSALRKENRKNAALAVAMGLLIALIYACWTM; encoded by the exons ATGGGCAGGAGGCGAGAGGGGCTGAGCGTGGCCcgggag ATTGATGGACTGGAGGAGAAGCTGGCACACTGCAGACAGAGCATGGAGGAGGTGGATCTTAAACTGCGCAGGGAGAAGCTCAGCCCTGAAGGAAG AAAgtcactggagagagagagaaacttaCTAATGACCAAAGCTGACAACTATG aGAAAGAACTGAGTGCACTTCGTAAGGAAAATCGCAAGAATGCTGCTCTTGCTGTGGCCATGGGGTTACTGATTGCTCTTATTTATGCCTGCTGGACGATGTGA
- the CCDC167 gene encoding coiled-coil domain-containing protein 167 isoform X1 — MGRRREGLSVAREANPSIAKHRSAIPVLWDQVTCRGAPLGLRGSCAGASGKLGISTALAELPNNKGLGNCCLIDGLEEKLAHCRQSMEEVDLKLRREKLSPEGRKSLERERNLLMTKADNYEKELSALRKENRKNAALAVAMGLLIALIYACWTM, encoded by the exons ATGGGCAGGAGGCGAGAGGGGCTGAGCGTGGCCcgggag GCAAACCCAAGCATTGCCAAACACAGAAGTGCCATTCCTGTGCTCTGGGATCAGGTGACATGCCGTGGTGCTCCCCTTGGGCTCAGAGGAAGCTGTGCAGGTGCCTCTGGGAAGCTTGGCATCTCAACAGCCCTGGCAGAGTTGCCTAATAACAAGGGACTTGGAAATTGCTGTCTG ATTGATGGACTGGAGGAGAAGCTGGCACACTGCAGACAGAGCATGGAGGAGGTGGATCTTAAACTGCGCAGGGAGAAGCTCAGCCCTGAAGGAAG AAAgtcactggagagagagagaaacttaCTAATGACCAAAGCTGACAACTATG aGAAAGAACTGAGTGCACTTCGTAAGGAAAATCGCAAGAATGCTGCTCTTGCTGTGGCCATGGGGTTACTGATTGCTCTTATTTATGCCTGCTGGACGATGTGA